Proteins encoded in a region of the Globicephala melas chromosome 1, mGloMel1.2, whole genome shotgun sequence genome:
- the FGR gene encoding tyrosine-protein kinase Fgr isoform X2 — MGCVFCKKLEPGPKEDGGLEEDFRGYGAADCCGPAPTQGRPASSFAHIPNYNNFSPQPASPAFLNGGTIRGISGTGVTLFIALYDYEARTEDDLTFAKGEKFHILNNIEGDWWEARSLSSGQTGYIPSNYVAPVDSIQAEEWYFGKIGRKDSERQLLSPGNPRGAFLIRESETTKGAYSLSIRDWDQARGDHVKHYKIRKLDTGGYYITTRAQFDSVQELVQHYLEVNDGLCHLLTAACTTVKPQTLGLAKDAWEISRSSIALERRLGTGCFGDVWLGMWNGSTKVAVKTLKPGTMSPKAFLAEAQIMKLLRHDKLVQLYAVVSEEPIYIVTEFLCHGSLLEFLKDREGWDLRLPQLVDMAAQVAEGMAYMERMNYIHRDLRAANILVGERLLCKIADFGLARLIEDDEYNPHQGTKFPIKWTAPEAALFGRFTIKSDVWSFGILLTELITKGRVPYPGMNKREVLEQVEHGYHMPCPTGCPASLYEVMEQTWRLDPDERPTFEYLQSFLEDYFTSTEPQYQPGDET; from the exons ATGGGCTGTGTGTTCTGCAAGAAGTTGGAGCCGGGGCCCAAGGAGGATGGTGGCCTGGAAGAGGACTTCAGGGGCTACGGGGCTGCAGACTGCTGTGGCCCTGCCCCTACTCAGGGCCGGCCTGCATCCTCCTTCGCCCATATCCCCAACTACAACAACTTCTCCCCTCAGCCCGCCAGCCCCGCCTTCCTCAATGGGGGCACCATCAGGGGCATCTCAG GGACTGGGGTGACCCTGTTCATCGCCCTTTATGACTATGAGGCCCGAACAGAGGATGACCTCACCTTCGCCAAGGGCGAGAAGTTCCACATCCTGAACAACAT CGAGGGTGACTGGTGGGAGGCTCGGTCCCTCAGCTCTGGACAAACTGGCTACATTCCCAGCAACTACGTGGCCCCTGTGGACTCCATCCAGGCTGAAGA GTGGTACTTTGGAAAGATCGGGAGGAAGGACTCAGAGAGGCAGCTGCTCTCCCCGGGGAACCCCCGGGGGGCCTTTCTCATTCGAGAGAGCGAGACCACCAAAG GTGCCTACTCCCTGTCCATCCGGGATTGGGACCAGGCCAGAGGCGATCACGTGAAGCATTACAAGATCCGCAAGCTGGACACAGGTGGCTACTACATCACCACGAGGGCTCAGTTCGACTCGGTACAGGAGCTGGTGCAGCACTACCTGG AGGTGAACGATGGGCTGTGCCACCTGCTCACGGCGGCCTGCACCACCGTGAAGCCGCAGACGCTGGGCCTGGCCAAGGACGCCTGGGAGATCAGCCGCAGCTCCATCGCGCTCGAGCGGCGGCTGGGTACCGGCTGCTTCGGGGATGTGTGGCTGG GCATGTGGAACGGCAGCACGAAGGTGGCGGTGAAGACGCTGAAGCCGGGCACCATGTCCCCGAAGGCCTTCCTGGCGGAGGCGCAGATCATGAAGCTGCTGCGCCATGACAAGCTGGTGCAGCTGTACGCAGTCGTATCGGAGGAGCCCATCTACATCGTGACAGAATTCCTGTGCCACG GTAGCTTGCTGGAGTTCCTCAAGGACCGGGAGGGCTGGGATTTGAGGCTGCCCCAACTGGTGGACATGGCAGCCCAG GTAGCTGAGGGCATGGCCTACATGGAGCGCATGAACTACATCCACCGAGACCTGAGGGCAGCCAACATCCTTGTGGGGGAGCGGCTGCTGTGCAAGATTGCTGACTTCGGGCTGGCCCGTCTCATCGAGGATGATGAATACAACCCCCATCAAG GGACCAAGTTCCCCATCAAGTGGACAGCCCCAGAGGCTGCCCTCTTTGGCAGATTCACCATCAAGTCAGATGTGTGGTCCTTTGGGATCCTGCTCACTGAACTCATCACCAAGGGCCGAGTCCCCTACCCAG GCATGAATAAACGGGAAGTGCTGGAACAGGTGGAGCATGGCTACCACATGCCGTGCCCCACAGGCTGCCCAGCATCCCTGTACGAGGTCATGGAACAGACCTGGCGTCTGGACCCGGATGAGAGGCCTACCTTCGAGTACCTGCAGTCCTTCCTGGAGGACTACTTCACCTCCACAGAACCCCAGTACCAGCCTGGGGATGAGACATAG
- the FGR gene encoding tyrosine-protein kinase Fgr isoform X1, with the protein MDLKEDGRARGMGCVFCKKLEPGPKEDGGLEEDFRGYGAADCCGPAPTQGRPASSFAHIPNYNNFSPQPASPAFLNGGTIRGISGTGVTLFIALYDYEARTEDDLTFAKGEKFHILNNIEGDWWEARSLSSGQTGYIPSNYVAPVDSIQAEEWYFGKIGRKDSERQLLSPGNPRGAFLIRESETTKGAYSLSIRDWDQARGDHVKHYKIRKLDTGGYYITTRAQFDSVQELVQHYLEVNDGLCHLLTAACTTVKPQTLGLAKDAWEISRSSIALERRLGTGCFGDVWLGMWNGSTKVAVKTLKPGTMSPKAFLAEAQIMKLLRHDKLVQLYAVVSEEPIYIVTEFLCHGSLLEFLKDREGWDLRLPQLVDMAAQVAEGMAYMERMNYIHRDLRAANILVGERLLCKIADFGLARLIEDDEYNPHQGTKFPIKWTAPEAALFGRFTIKSDVWSFGILLTELITKGRVPYPGMNKREVLEQVEHGYHMPCPTGCPASLYEVMEQTWRLDPDERPTFEYLQSFLEDYFTSTEPQYQPGDET; encoded by the exons CAGGGCACGTGGAATGGGCTGTGTGTTCTGCAAGAAGTTGGAGCCGGGGCCCAAGGAGGATGGTGGCCTGGAAGAGGACTTCAGGGGCTACGGGGCTGCAGACTGCTGTGGCCCTGCCCCTACTCAGGGCCGGCCTGCATCCTCCTTCGCCCATATCCCCAACTACAACAACTTCTCCCCTCAGCCCGCCAGCCCCGCCTTCCTCAATGGGGGCACCATCAGGGGCATCTCAG GGACTGGGGTGACCCTGTTCATCGCCCTTTATGACTATGAGGCCCGAACAGAGGATGACCTCACCTTCGCCAAGGGCGAGAAGTTCCACATCCTGAACAACAT CGAGGGTGACTGGTGGGAGGCTCGGTCCCTCAGCTCTGGACAAACTGGCTACATTCCCAGCAACTACGTGGCCCCTGTGGACTCCATCCAGGCTGAAGA GTGGTACTTTGGAAAGATCGGGAGGAAGGACTCAGAGAGGCAGCTGCTCTCCCCGGGGAACCCCCGGGGGGCCTTTCTCATTCGAGAGAGCGAGACCACCAAAG GTGCCTACTCCCTGTCCATCCGGGATTGGGACCAGGCCAGAGGCGATCACGTGAAGCATTACAAGATCCGCAAGCTGGACACAGGTGGCTACTACATCACCACGAGGGCTCAGTTCGACTCGGTACAGGAGCTGGTGCAGCACTACCTGG AGGTGAACGATGGGCTGTGCCACCTGCTCACGGCGGCCTGCACCACCGTGAAGCCGCAGACGCTGGGCCTGGCCAAGGACGCCTGGGAGATCAGCCGCAGCTCCATCGCGCTCGAGCGGCGGCTGGGTACCGGCTGCTTCGGGGATGTGTGGCTGG GCATGTGGAACGGCAGCACGAAGGTGGCGGTGAAGACGCTGAAGCCGGGCACCATGTCCCCGAAGGCCTTCCTGGCGGAGGCGCAGATCATGAAGCTGCTGCGCCATGACAAGCTGGTGCAGCTGTACGCAGTCGTATCGGAGGAGCCCATCTACATCGTGACAGAATTCCTGTGCCACG GTAGCTTGCTGGAGTTCCTCAAGGACCGGGAGGGCTGGGATTTGAGGCTGCCCCAACTGGTGGACATGGCAGCCCAG GTAGCTGAGGGCATGGCCTACATGGAGCGCATGAACTACATCCACCGAGACCTGAGGGCAGCCAACATCCTTGTGGGGGAGCGGCTGCTGTGCAAGATTGCTGACTTCGGGCTGGCCCGTCTCATCGAGGATGATGAATACAACCCCCATCAAG GGACCAAGTTCCCCATCAAGTGGACAGCCCCAGAGGCTGCCCTCTTTGGCAGATTCACCATCAAGTCAGATGTGTGGTCCTTTGGGATCCTGCTCACTGAACTCATCACCAAGGGCCGAGTCCCCTACCCAG GCATGAATAAACGGGAAGTGCTGGAACAGGTGGAGCATGGCTACCACATGCCGTGCCCCACAGGCTGCCCAGCATCCCTGTACGAGGTCATGGAACAGACCTGGCGTCTGGACCCGGATGAGAGGCCTACCTTCGAGTACCTGCAGTCCTTCCTGGAGGACTACTTCACCTCCACAGAACCCCAGTACCAGCCTGGGGATGAGACATAG
- the FGR gene encoding tyrosine-protein kinase Fgr isoform X3 produces the protein MARQPRLPQWGHHQGHLSPDSAGTGVTLFIALYDYEARTEDDLTFAKGEKFHILNNIEGDWWEARSLSSGQTGYIPSNYVAPVDSIQAEEWYFGKIGRKDSERQLLSPGNPRGAFLIRESETTKGAYSLSIRDWDQARGDHVKHYKIRKLDTGGYYITTRAQFDSVQELVQHYLEVNDGLCHLLTAACTTVKPQTLGLAKDAWEISRSSIALERRLGTGCFGDVWLGMWNGSTKVAVKTLKPGTMSPKAFLAEAQIMKLLRHDKLVQLYAVVSEEPIYIVTEFLCHGSLLEFLKDREGWDLRLPQLVDMAAQVAEGMAYMERMNYIHRDLRAANILVGERLLCKIADFGLARLIEDDEYNPHQGTKFPIKWTAPEAALFGRFTIKSDVWSFGILLTELITKGRVPYPGMNKREVLEQVEHGYHMPCPTGCPASLYEVMEQTWRLDPDERPTFEYLQSFLEDYFTSTEPQYQPGDET, from the exons CCCGCCAGCCCCGCCTTCCTCAATGGGGGCACCATCAGGGGCATCTCAG CCCTGACTCTGCAGGGACTGGGGTGACCCTGTTCATCGCCCTTTATGACTATGAGGCCCGAACAGAGGATGACCTCACCTTCGCCAAGGGCGAGAAGTTCCACATCCTGAACAACAT CGAGGGTGACTGGTGGGAGGCTCGGTCCCTCAGCTCTGGACAAACTGGCTACATTCCCAGCAACTACGTGGCCCCTGTGGACTCCATCCAGGCTGAAGA GTGGTACTTTGGAAAGATCGGGAGGAAGGACTCAGAGAGGCAGCTGCTCTCCCCGGGGAACCCCCGGGGGGCCTTTCTCATTCGAGAGAGCGAGACCACCAAAG GTGCCTACTCCCTGTCCATCCGGGATTGGGACCAGGCCAGAGGCGATCACGTGAAGCATTACAAGATCCGCAAGCTGGACACAGGTGGCTACTACATCACCACGAGGGCTCAGTTCGACTCGGTACAGGAGCTGGTGCAGCACTACCTGG AGGTGAACGATGGGCTGTGCCACCTGCTCACGGCGGCCTGCACCACCGTGAAGCCGCAGACGCTGGGCCTGGCCAAGGACGCCTGGGAGATCAGCCGCAGCTCCATCGCGCTCGAGCGGCGGCTGGGTACCGGCTGCTTCGGGGATGTGTGGCTGG GCATGTGGAACGGCAGCACGAAGGTGGCGGTGAAGACGCTGAAGCCGGGCACCATGTCCCCGAAGGCCTTCCTGGCGGAGGCGCAGATCATGAAGCTGCTGCGCCATGACAAGCTGGTGCAGCTGTACGCAGTCGTATCGGAGGAGCCCATCTACATCGTGACAGAATTCCTGTGCCACG GTAGCTTGCTGGAGTTCCTCAAGGACCGGGAGGGCTGGGATTTGAGGCTGCCCCAACTGGTGGACATGGCAGCCCAG GTAGCTGAGGGCATGGCCTACATGGAGCGCATGAACTACATCCACCGAGACCTGAGGGCAGCCAACATCCTTGTGGGGGAGCGGCTGCTGTGCAAGATTGCTGACTTCGGGCTGGCCCGTCTCATCGAGGATGATGAATACAACCCCCATCAAG GGACCAAGTTCCCCATCAAGTGGACAGCCCCAGAGGCTGCCCTCTTTGGCAGATTCACCATCAAGTCAGATGTGTGGTCCTTTGGGATCCTGCTCACTGAACTCATCACCAAGGGCCGAGTCCCCTACCCAG GCATGAATAAACGGGAAGTGCTGGAACAGGTGGAGCATGGCTACCACATGCCGTGCCCCACAGGCTGCCCAGCATCCCTGTACGAGGTCATGGAACAGACCTGGCGTCTGGACCCGGATGAGAGGCCTACCTTCGAGTACCTGCAGTCCTTCCTGGAGGACTACTTCACCTCCACAGAACCCCAGTACCAGCCTGGGGATGAGACATAG